AAGATTCTCATATTGCAACATTTGCGGAGTCGCTTGAATAGGGTATACTCGTTGTATCCTCTAGATAAACCACCTGCCCAAATGCACTCTTGCATCTGAGTATGCAATGTTTCCATGTGGCTCGTAATAGCCTCAATATCATTCTAGATGATATGTTTACCTAAGCGACACCTTCTAATGTTCCTCTCCATTCATCTCATTCTAATCCATTTGCTTGGGGAAACGAGCAAGAAGTGGGATCCTAGTAATGCCGACCATACTGCCAaggcaaaaaagaaaaaagaaagattaGGTCATGAACTAAATCTTTCGGAGATCAAAAACCAACTTCGATCCATTTCTTAGAGGAACATATGATTCACGACAAATATCATTTTCTAGAttacatgtatgtatgattttatTGGTTACACAATATTTGCAAACAGATTATAGTCATACAACTATATGCAACAAAAgacatataaatttatttaaaaataatagttGATTATCTATCATGAATTAATAATCAATGAAttagaaaaaatatttatagTAATTATTTTTAACCACACATAGATTCAAAATATATTAGAAATACATtttaaatatctaaaaatttaaaaagtatAATCAATCGTTTATTAATTTTACTTTAGTGAGAAAAAAGTCccacaaaaattaatttttagaatCTAAAAaacgtttttattttttgtaatttaattttaatttatgtaaTTTTCTTGGCAtttaaaaaacaatttttacctattaaaaacaattacagaatactaattaattcaATATCAATTATTCCCTATaccaaaaaataatttaaaattatagaaaaatcccaaaaattctTACGAGCAGACTGGAAAACTTTGACACCGAGCAGACGTCAAGAGACGCCGGACGCGTCACACACGTGTCGTGCATGTGGGCGGTCACGCGTTGCCTTCCCAACGTCTGATGACTTCCAAACTTTGATCAGTGAGGGGTTTTCGGGGTCTCTGAGTTTGATGGTGTGGTCGGTTTTGAGTTTTTGTGACTGGAAGCAGGCGAAATAGCATAAATAGACCTTAAATAGCTCGCGTTAAATAGCTAAAACGCGCCAAAAATTTCCAGCAGTCACGAGGCGAATTTTAGTAGACCAAAATCATCCCGAGACGCACTAAATACGTAGATATGAGACATGACCCGACCAAACATGCATATATTCAATCAAACCAATCAAAAGAATCTCTAAATGTGCAAAAAAGGTTCCTAACAGATGGAACACGGAGCTAAAAAGCTGTAATACCAATGAAGGCTCTAATAGCCGGATTTCTCCAATCTCAAAAGGACGGGTAATGAACCCGGATCtatcaataaataaatcaacAGATTTAGACTTACCTCATGTAGCGTAGATTCGTTGAACAACAGCAGTGGAAGTAATCAACTTTGTCAATCTAGGAGGTTACTACTCTAGAGGATCAATCATCGTTGTTCCACGAACTAAGAACGCACTCCGAGTACAAAAGTGGGCAGCGACTACAAGAAAAGGGAATAGAGGAATTACCTTTGTGCAGTCTCTGATTATTGTATTATCTTGTGTTAGGATGTCAAATTTAGCTTTCACAACTATCTATTTACAGTTAAGGTAAACCTAAAGGTTTAACCCTAACTGATTAGGTTATAAACGGTCATAAATAAATCTATAAATGGATCAGATCCGTTTACTCTATTTATTTCTATACTTTTTCCCTTTTTAAGTTTCAAGTTTCTAATTAAATTTCTGTTATGAATTAAAAGATATAGGATATTCTTAATGGTTTTGTATAATTATTATCATTGATTACAGTAAAGTAAATATTTCAATCCATTTTTAGTAAAattctttaaatttttataaatgaTCTTAAGtaagttgttgttttatttgttAGAATGATTATCTTTTTATACTAGGGATTCGTCCTAGTAAGAATTATAGTTAAATGCCGACACTCTTGTAGAATTAATTGTGTACTAGTCGAAGAGGAGAAGAAAAGCCAGGTGAGAGCATGAAGGACAAGAGCAGCTATTAGAGGTGGGACCCACAAACAGGCTGTCTGAAACATCCCAGATCGCCTACTTCCGATTCCACGATAATTCAGTTTCTCATTTGCCACGTTTATAAAATCTTTAAGCAACCGACACTTTCTCATCTTGAATTCACATGAAAGTAAAAAGCTCCATTGTTGACCCTTGTCCATTTCTGTCACCATCTCTTCCACTCATTCAAATACATTCATTTCAATTTCTCTAACCTTAAAATACTTGTCTCTCCCATTTCCAAATTTCCATGGGTTTTCCCATCTATGGCGCCAGATTCCTCATTCTTGCTACCCATATTCTCCTCCTCGCGTTGCTGGATTCTTCCAATTCCGTCCAAATTAACTCCAATTCTGTCTTAGTCGCTCTTCTTGACTCACATTATACGGTGCTGGCTGAGTTGGTAGAGAAAGCTCTTCTTCTCCAAACCCTCGAGCAAGCTGTAGGTAACCACAATGTCACCATTTTCGCGCCAAACAATTATGCTTTAGAGCGCGAATTGGACCCTCAGTTCAAGCGATTCTTGCTTGAACCCGGCAATCTGAAATCTCTGCAGGAGTTGATTCTGTTCCATATCATTCCGGTTCGGCTTAACTCCGACGACTGGCCGAGTCATTCTTCTGAGTCAACTCTCTCCAATGGGAATCTCAGCTTCACCCTTGAAAAATCTGGACAAAGATTAGTTGGTCTTTCTAAGGTTACCCACCCGGATTTCATAACCCGACCCGATGGGATAATACACGGGATCCAACGCCTTTTGATTCCTCCGTCTGTAGAAAATGAGTTTAATCGCCGCCGGAGTCTTCGTGCAATCAGCGCCGTCAAGCCTGAAGGAGCGCCGAAAGTTGACCCAAGGACCCGCCCTTTGAAAAATCCATCTCCTCCCGCTTTGCCCATTATTTTCGACGCGATGGCGCCAGGGCCTTCTCTGGCTCCGGCGCCAGCACCGGGACCAGGGGGAGCACAGCACCACTTCGACGGGGAGGCACAAGTTAAAGATTTTATCGCAACATTAATGCAGTACGGCGGGTACAACGAATTGGCCGATATACTGGTGAATTTGACCTCATTAGCGAGCGAAATGGGACGGCTGGTGTCGGAAGGGTACGTTCTGACCGTCCTGGCGCCGAACGACGAAGCGATGGCGAAGCTGAGTGCAGAACAATTAAGTGAGGCAGGAGCACCAGAGCAGATAATGTACTATCATTTGATACCGGAGTACCAGACGGAGGAGAGTATGTATAATGGTGTTAGGAGATTTGGGAAAGTAAATTACGATACTTTGAGAGTGCCGCATAAGGTTGTGGCGCAGGAGGCTGATGGATCGGTGAAATTTGGGAGGGGCGAGGGGGCGGCTTATCTGTTTGACCCTGATATTTATACAGATGGCAGAATATCGGTGCAGGGGATTGACGGGGTTTTGGTTCcggaggaggaagaggaggttGTGGCCAAGAAGAGGAGAGGTAATTTCTATTATTTGtagttttattatatattattgttgGATTAGCCCCTAGACCTAGTGAGTAATTCCCAAGTAGAATGTTTGTAACATCTGTATATTTGGATTACACTCTTCACTCATTATGCAGGAATATTAGCACAAGTAACATGCCTGGTGTTGAGAGGCATGAGCATGGGGCAAGATTCTCGAATTACCACTTGCCACTGAGGAAAAACACCAAGGTTTTCTGTTTTCAATTAGTAGGTAAAGCTCAATGAAGGTTATTATTTATGTCTTATTTCGCTCAGAATAGAAGAAATAGGTGATGGTCATGGATGTAATTAATCAAGTGTATAtcttaatttcaaattgtatTGGAAACCCAAGATGCAATGCTACCTTTTCTTTAAATGGAGGAAGCAACCAACAAACCCTATTTTCTTCAATCCAAGAATCTTTAATATCTTCATTTCAAacctctcttctttctcttgcATCAATATCACATATTATCATACTATCCTCATCCAATCTTCAGCTTTGTTAACCCCTCTATAGAAATGCCTCAAAAATAAATCCCAAGCTTTAGTTTTGTGATTCTGACAGTGAGAAAAAAAACCAGGCATAGGGGTGAGAACATCCACCTCTCTCCTAACATAAACATATAATTAAGAACAATTTGAGAGCCAAGTTCCAAAACAACTTTCCAATAACCTCTGTCCCAAGCGAAACGGAGCCCAAAGAAAATGCCCTAAATTCCATCGAGAGTAGATGAGCATATTCCAAGATTAAAACAAAATCCATCCAACTAATTGCCATTGACATTGCGAATAAGTCCTTTAGCAGTAGCCACCAGGCTTGGGTTGCCCTTGCTGGCACTATCATAGTTGACTTTAATCCAACATGTGTTAGGTGGATGCCATTTAATCCAAATCTCCCTTCTCCCTCAGGACCGAGAGAAACTAGAAAGGCGAAAGACAATAGTGAAATCAAGGTATTAAGAGAAAATAAACTTCATCTTATCACTAATCAAGACGTGCCCATTCCCAAAGACCATTCGTTCCTCCAACGCTAATACCACCAAATAATCATAGAAAAAACCACTGACCATCATCTCTCCAGGAAAACGAGCATTGCAAGTTGTTATCAATCCAAATTGAAAGATTAGCAGAATAAAATTGAGCGCGACAAGGACATATAACCAAATGATTCCAAATTGAGCGACCATCGTCACAATCCCTAACAATATGAAGAGAAGTTCTGGGATAAGACATTTTTCACAAAACGCATTAGCATTAATATGGCATCTCTTTCGCGCAACATTGGACACAATACTATCATGAGCAAGTAACCAACAGAAAAAACGAATCCGCTCAGGGACCTCCACCTTCCAAATAACGATCCAAGGCATTCCAGAACTGGGACCACTACAAATATGCAGAAGTTTAAAGGGTGAGTTGACCGTGAACCTTCCATTCGAGGTACCATTCCACGGCCAATAGTCCGACCTCTCCCCATCCATAAGCACAACTTTAAAAGCTATGAGAAGAAGCTTGGAATGTGGCAGGACCTTTTGCAACCTGTGCTATGATTCCACGATCCAAAAATT
The window above is part of the Euphorbia lathyris chromosome 3, ddEupLath1.1, whole genome shotgun sequence genome. Proteins encoded here:
- the LOC136222471 gene encoding fasciclin-like arabinogalactan protein 17, which produces MGFPIYGARFLILATHILLLALLDSSNSVQINSNSVLVALLDSHYTVLAELVEKALLLQTLEQAVGNHNVTIFAPNNYALERELDPQFKRFLLEPGNLKSLQELILFHIIPVRLNSDDWPSHSSESTLSNGNLSFTLEKSGQRLVGLSKVTHPDFITRPDGIIHGIQRLLIPPSVENEFNRRRSLRAISAVKPEGAPKVDPRTRPLKNPSPPALPIIFDAMAPGPSLAPAPAPGPGGAQHHFDGEAQVKDFIATLMQYGGYNELADILVNLTSLASEMGRLVSEGYVLTVLAPNDEAMAKLSAEQLSEAGAPEQIMYYHLIPEYQTEESMYNGVRRFGKVNYDTLRVPHKVVAQEADGSVKFGRGEGAAYLFDPDIYTDGRISVQGIDGVLVPEEEEEVVAKKRRGILAQVTCLVLRGMSMGQDSRITTCH